In Ochotona princeps isolate mOchPri1 chromosome 22, mOchPri1.hap1, whole genome shotgun sequence, the following are encoded in one genomic region:
- the PRELID3B gene encoding PRELI domain containing protein 3B: MKIWTSEHVFDHPWETVTTAAMQKYPNPMNPSVVGVDVLDRHVDPAGKLHSHRLLSTEWGLPSIVKSLIGAARTKTYVQEHSVVDPAERVMELNSTNISFTNMVSVDERLLYKPHPQDPGRTVLTQEAIITVKGVSLSSYLEGLMATTISSNASKGREAMEWVIRKLNAELEELAASARGSLRAPMAAAAFAEK, from the exons CCATCCATGGGAAACCGTTACGACGGCTGCAATGCAGAAATACCCAAATCCAATGAACCCAAGCGTGGTGGGCGTGGACGTGCTGGACAGACACGTGGACCCCGCGGGGAAGCTGCACAGCCACAGACTGCTCAGCACCGAGTGGGGCCTGCCTTCCATTGTGAAATCT CTCATTGGAGCAGCGAGAACCAAAACGTACGTGCAGGAGCACTCGGTGGTCGATCCTGCGGAAAGAGTGATGGAACTCAACTCCACCAAC ATTTCATTTACAAATATGGTTTCAGTTGATGAGAGACTTCTATACAAACCGCACCCTCAGGACCCGGGCAG AACTGTTCTTACTCAAGAAGCCATCATCACGGTGAAGGGCGTCAGCCTTAGCAGTTACCTGGAAGGACTGATGGCCACTACCATATCTTCCAATGCCAGTAAG GGCCGAGAAGCCATGGAGTGGGTAATCCGTAAGTTAAATGCTGAGCTCGAAGAACTGGCAGCGTCGGCGAGAGGGAGCTTACGGGCCCCGATGGCAGCGGCCGCCTTTGCAGAGAAATGA